The following are from one region of the Stanieria sp. NIES-3757 genome:
- a CDS encoding multicopper oxidase type 3, with translation MLPSSRLINQNSWTRRQLLVRGVTALGASALGTAITLQNHRSLAAVKIPPIKETTSTSNLGFNPMSVLRDFDYGKVKRENGRTIREFEVTANSSPIQLNSAISFVSWSLNNRVPGPTFRAKEGETIRVIFHNNDGTSHSIHFHGTHSPEMDGIKPIRRGQTTVYEFDAKPYGVHPYHCHVAPITRHVSKGLYGLLIIDPPQGRPLADEMVLVMSGYDLDDNDQNELYAFNGIPNYYRDNPIAIYQNQLIRIYLLNMIEFDPAITFHIHANMFQVYRTGRTLKPSEESDVITLGTAERHILEFTYTYPGRYMFHPHQDYIAENGCMGWFEVIPS, from the coding sequence ATGCTACCTTCATCTAGACTTATCAATCAAAATTCCTGGACACGTCGTCAATTATTGGTGCGAGGGGTTACAGCATTAGGAGCTTCAGCACTAGGAACGGCAATAACTCTACAAAATCATCGTTCTTTAGCTGCTGTCAAAATCCCACCAATTAAAGAAACTACTTCTACTTCTAATCTGGGGTTTAATCCCATGTCTGTCTTGCGGGACTTTGATTATGGTAAGGTTAAACGAGAAAATGGACGTACTATCAGAGAATTTGAAGTAACTGCTAATAGCTCTCCCATTCAACTCAATAGTGCTATTTCTTTTGTAAGTTGGAGTTTAAATAATCGCGTACCGGGCCCTACTTTTAGAGCTAAAGAAGGCGAAACAATTCGGGTGATTTTCCATAACAATGATGGTACTTCCCATAGTATTCACTTTCATGGTACTCATTCGCCTGAAATGGATGGTATTAAGCCGATTCGTCGTGGTCAGACAACAGTTTATGAATTTGATGCCAAACCCTATGGCGTTCATCCTTATCACTGTCATGTTGCGCCAATTACTCGTCATGTCAGCAAAGGTTTATATGGTTTACTAATTATCGATCCGCCTCAAGGTCGTCCACTTGCTGATGAGATGGTATTAGTCATGAGTGGTTATGACCTAGATGATAACGACCAAAATGAACTCTATGCTTTTAACGGCATTCCTAACTACTATCGAGATAATCCGATCGCAATTTATCAAAATCAATTAATCCGAATTTATCTGTTGAATATGATTGAGTTCGATCCAGCTATTACTTTCCATATTCATGCCAATATGTTTCAAGTTTATCGCACAGGCAGAACTTTAAAACCTAGTGAAGAAAGTGATGTCATTACTCTCGGTACAGCCGAACGCCATATTTTAGAGTTTACTTATACCTATCCAGGTAGATATATGTTTCATCCCCATCAGGATTATATTGCTGAAAACGGCTGTATGGGGTGGTTTGAAGTTATTCCCAGTTGA
- a CDS encoding polar amino acid ABC transporter, inner membrane subunit codes for MSATNLKPVEQINLGRWLKNNLFSSWYNTLLTIVSLFLIYWLGLRLIHWAFFQAQWQVIDVNLRLFFIGRYPVKDIWRTWATLGVIVGLGGISWGILAQATSNLFNRRILVILGIITATCIAIAIPAGQQSSLILVGMVIEFAIAGILGKQLGKKIPQLKSWLSLLWLLAFFINLWLLLGISNVKLDNLSGLILTILVAVVSIVLCFPLGVLLALGRQSNLPIIRWLSIAYIEVIRGLPLIGILFMAQVMLPLVLPSYVRPDRVVRAIAGFTIFSSAYLAENVRGGLQSIPRGQTEAAKALGLNPLLTLVFIILPQALKAVIPSIVGQFISLFKDTSLLAIVGLVDLLGISQAILANPKFLGRYGEVYIFIAAIYWICCYSMSLASRNLEQQLGTLSHQGR; via the coding sequence ATGAGCGCAACCAATCTTAAACCTGTAGAGCAAATTAATTTAGGAAGATGGTTAAAGAACAATCTGTTTAGTAGTTGGTACAATACTCTTCTTACTATTGTTAGTTTATTTCTGATTTATTGGCTTGGATTGAGGTTAATTCATTGGGCATTTTTTCAAGCTCAATGGCAAGTAATAGATGTTAATTTGCGCTTATTTTTCATTGGTCGCTATCCTGTCAAAGATATCTGGCGAACTTGGGCAACATTAGGTGTAATAGTTGGTTTGGGAGGGATTTCCTGGGGAATTTTAGCTCAGGCAACTTCTAATTTATTTAATCGCAGAATTTTAGTTATTTTGGGCATTATTACCGCTACTTGCATTGCGATCGCTATACCTGCGGGACAACAATCTAGTCTAATACTAGTAGGAATGGTGATTGAATTTGCGATCGCAGGAATTCTTGGCAAACAATTAGGTAAAAAGATACCTCAATTAAAGAGTTGGTTATCTTTACTTTGGTTACTGGCTTTTTTTATCAATCTTTGGCTACTTTTAGGCATAAGTAACGTTAAATTAGATAATCTAAGCGGATTAATTTTAACTATTTTGGTGGCCGTGGTTAGTATTGTTCTTTGTTTTCCACTAGGGGTTTTGTTAGCGTTGGGAAGACAAAGCAATTTACCAATCATTAGATGGCTATCAATTGCCTATATTGAAGTAATTCGGGGTTTACCTTTAATCGGAATTTTGTTCATGGCACAGGTAATGTTACCTTTAGTATTACCAAGTTATGTCAGACCAGACCGAGTTGTTAGAGCGATCGCAGGATTTACAATTTTTAGTTCTGCTTATTTGGCAGAAAATGTCCGTGGTGGTTTGCAATCGATTCCTCGCGGACAAACCGAAGCAGCCAAAGCATTAGGTTTAAATCCTTTGTTAACTTTAGTCTTTATTATTTTGCCTCAAGCACTCAAAGCAGTAATTCCCAGTATTGTGGGACAATTTATCAGTTTGTTTAAAGATACATCTTTACTGGCAATTGTAGGATTAGTAGATTTACTCGGTATTTCGCAAGCGATTTTGGCTAATCCTAAGTTTTTGGGACGTTATGGAGAAGTATATATATTTATTGCTGCGATCTATTGGATTTGTTGTTATTCGATGTCCCTCGCTTCTCGAAACCTAGAACAGCAATTAGGTACTCTTAGCCATCAAGGAAGATGA
- a CDS encoding 2OG-Fe(II) oxygenase, with amino-acid sequence MIFSIPNLLTPEELTEITTTLAEAEFVDGKLTAGWHAKLVKNNQQLKQGTTQVKQLKEKVVTALNRNALFQTAIHPKAIHSLIFSRYQVGMSYDRHVDNAFMGGSTIYRSDVSFTLFLQSPSIYQGGELVIEGADDEKAYKLEAGTAIVYPSTTLHRVEKVTKGTRLVVVGWVQSFIRDASEREILFDLEAARRTIFAREGKTPEFDLLSKSIANLLRKWADL; translated from the coding sequence ATGATTTTTTCAATTCCTAACCTGCTTACTCCAGAAGAATTAACAGAAATTACGACTACTCTGGCAGAAGCAGAATTTGTGGATGGGAAACTAACCGCAGGATGGCACGCCAAATTAGTTAAAAATAATCAGCAGTTAAAACAAGGAACTACTCAAGTTAAACAACTAAAAGAAAAAGTCGTTACCGCATTAAATCGAAATGCTTTATTTCAAACTGCTATCCATCCCAAAGCAATTCATTCTCTAATTTTTAGTCGTTATCAAGTAGGAATGTCTTATGATCGCCATGTAGATAATGCCTTCATGGGAGGTTCGACTATTTATCGTTCGGATGTTTCTTTCACCTTATTTTTGCAATCTCCTTCGATTTATCAGGGAGGAGAATTAGTTATTGAAGGTGCAGACGATGAAAAAGCTTATAAGTTGGAAGCAGGTACAGCAATTGTCTATCCTTCGACTACTCTGCATCGAGTTGAAAAAGTGACAAAAGGAACTCGTTTAGTAGTAGTAGGTTGGGTACAAAGTTTTATTAGAGATGCTAGTGAAAGAGAAATTCTCTTCGATCTAGAGGCAGCTAGACGTACTATTTTTGCCAGAGAAGGAAAAACGCCAGAGTTCGATCTACTTTCCAAAAGTATTGCTAACTTGTTACGGAAGTGGGCAGATCTTTAA